From Marivirga harenae, one genomic window encodes:
- a CDS encoding T9SS type A sorting domain-containing protein has protein sequence MKLNWLQNFYIIGLVFFSFMSANAQISEKAVPHYESQNTPSLEQRIIEIDTISLPFWDDFSNHSSFPDSSLWINSQNVFVNSGYTYLPPSNKVASLDGFDGQGLAYNTDAGDNGVGDSLVSQPIDLSNFTLNSNVNLSFFWQEGFGGFAPDNQDSLKLSFKNSEGKWIQVHGFSGNARIEPSLFSQHFERVNDSSFFHSGFQFKFEVSGNLAGDFDVWNLDYIYLNEGNTPVNTQDNAYDSYEDRTFSRKASTPFKDYNAIPLHHLEAEWLDENLQTSEFIYNNLWAGNANNFSFGTEFFSVVFDTLKPNVIIDSLDVNGVFLTDLQDTARFTFQARNKTDFINYLLTEKETEDSVYLNFQFNLGTNDSLFFETIDGVARYYPDLSFRQNDTISTIIPLHDYYAYDDGTAESRVQLNSRNFLLAQGYEMIGEQILTGIDIYTPNIAQNASTQNITLLVWNNLSTSTDDILRAQNVLLNQSTAINQFQRFEFDRPVMLRGDFYIGYREENDDPLSIGFDKNTNSANNLFYNRSGSWEPNTVLQGSVMIRPVFNKSRITVSNKKPLDNEWNIKVYPNPNRGKLKFTDSWDEIKIYDLQGRLQFQSNNFNQKGELDISALSDNLYLVQIRKGNMMSTLKLFLDK, from the coding sequence ATGAAACTCAACTGGCTGCAAAATTTTTATATCATTGGTCTTGTTTTCTTTTCATTCATGAGTGCAAATGCTCAAATAAGCGAAAAGGCAGTTCCTCATTATGAAAGTCAAAACACCCCTTCTCTAGAGCAAAGAATAATTGAAATAGATACTATTTCCTTGCCGTTCTGGGATGATTTTTCAAATCATAGTAGTTTTCCTGATAGTAGCCTTTGGATAAATAGTCAAAATGTATTTGTAAATAGCGGCTATACCTACTTGCCCCCTTCCAATAAGGTGGCAAGTTTGGACGGTTTTGATGGCCAAGGGTTGGCCTACAATACTGATGCTGGAGACAATGGTGTAGGTGATAGCCTTGTATCTCAACCTATTGATCTCTCAAATTTCACCCTAAATTCAAACGTTAACCTAAGCTTTTTCTGGCAAGAAGGATTTGGGGGATTTGCACCCGACAACCAAGACTCCCTGAAGTTAAGCTTTAAGAATAGTGAAGGAAAATGGATTCAAGTACATGGATTTAGCGGCAATGCAAGAATTGAACCTTCATTATTCTCTCAACATTTTGAAAGAGTAAATGATAGTAGTTTTTTTCATTCTGGTTTTCAATTCAAGTTTGAAGTCTCAGGCAACTTGGCTGGTGACTTTGATGTTTGGAATTTAGATTACATTTATTTAAATGAGGGAAATACACCCGTTAATACTCAGGATAATGCCTACGATTCTTACGAAGACCGAACCTTCTCACGAAAAGCAAGTACTCCTTTTAAGGATTATAACGCCATACCACTCCATCATTTAGAAGCTGAATGGTTGGATGAAAACCTTCAAACTTCAGAATTCATTTACAACAACCTTTGGGCTGGAAACGCGAACAATTTTTCTTTTGGGACAGAGTTTTTCAGTGTAGTATTCGACACTTTAAAGCCTAATGTAATAATCGATTCCTTGGATGTGAATGGAGTATTTTTAACTGATTTACAAGATACCGCAAGATTCACTTTTCAAGCACGAAATAAAACTGACTTTATCAATTATTTATTGACAGAAAAAGAAACTGAGGATTCAGTCTATCTAAATTTCCAATTTAATTTAGGAACAAATGACAGTCTCTTTTTTGAAACCATAGACGGTGTTGCCAGATACTATCCAGACCTTAGTTTTAGGCAGAATGATACCATCTCAACCATTATCCCTCTCCATGACTATTACGCCTATGATGACGGAACTGCAGAGTCTAGAGTTCAGTTGAATTCAAGGAATTTTTTACTAGCTCAAGGGTATGAAATGATCGGAGAGCAAATACTGACAGGAATTGACATTTATACACCCAATATAGCTCAAAATGCATCTACACAAAATATCACACTATTAGTTTGGAACAATCTTAGCACTAGTACAGACGATATTTTACGGGCTCAAAATGTCCTTCTAAACCAAAGTACTGCAATCAATCAGTTTCAACGATTTGAATTTGATAGACCGGTCATGTTAAGAGGAGATTTTTACATTGGGTACAGAGAAGAAAATGACGATCCACTTTCAATCGGTTTTGATAAAAATACGAATAGTGCTAATAATCTTTTTTATAATCGAAGCGGCTCGTGGGAACCCAATACTGTTTTACAAGGTAGTGTGATGATTAGGCCGGTTTTCAATAAATCAAGAATTACAGTGTCAAATAAGAAACCATTAGATAATGAATGGAATATTAAGGTCTACCCAAATCCAAATAGAGGTAAATTAAAATTTACTGACAGCTGGGATGAGATTAAAATCTATGATCTACAAGGTCGTCTACAATTCCAATCTAACAATTTCAATCAGAAAGGTGAGTTAGATATCAGTGCACTATCCGATAATTTGTACTTGGTCCAAATTAGAAAAGGAAATATGATGTCGACTTTAAAACTTTTTTTGGACAAATGA
- a CDS encoding PASTA domain-containing protein yields the protein MKLKANSLKDLFLHLGLIVGIGFVIILTFFYIYLPVTTHHGESITVPKLEGVHLDELDEFLLERDLRFEVTADSGFSTEYPPLTVLSQNPKEGKKVKENRKIYVSLNATSPPNVKMPKLVDGSLKNAQMVLESYGLLLGKITYEPHEFQNAVLKQKVDGEEIAAGADIPKGSTIDLVIGNGNGRPFSMPELVGNNKEDAEFIIIGSGLQLGKVRTREDDEKAGGIVLQQYPESGTSVRTGNTVDIWVVAPKNKDEILTPDEI from the coding sequence ATGAAGCTAAAAGCTAATTCTTTAAAAGATCTATTTCTGCACCTGGGCCTGATCGTGGGCATAGGTTTTGTCATCATATTAACTTTTTTCTATATCTATTTACCTGTTACTACTCATCATGGTGAAAGTATTACCGTGCCTAAACTTGAAGGAGTTCATTTGGATGAATTAGATGAATTTTTACTAGAAAGGGATTTAAGATTTGAAGTCACAGCAGATTCAGGCTTTTCAACGGAATATCCACCTTTGACCGTATTAAGTCAAAATCCTAAAGAAGGAAAGAAGGTGAAAGAAAATAGAAAGATTTACGTTTCTCTGAATGCGACTAGTCCACCAAATGTGAAAATGCCGAAATTAGTTGATGGCTCTTTGAAAAATGCTCAAATGGTATTGGAAAGCTATGGCCTTTTGTTAGGTAAAATCACTTATGAACCGCACGAATTTCAAAATGCAGTTTTAAAACAAAAGGTAGATGGAGAAGAAATTGCAGCCGGTGCAGATATTCCTAAAGGCTCAACAATAGATTTGGTAATTGGTAATGGTAACGGAAGGCCATTCTCTATGCCCGAGTTGGTTGGGAATAATAAAGAGGACGCTGAATTTATCATTATTGGAAGCGGATTGCAGTTAGGTAAAGTAAGAACGAGAGAGGATGATGAAAAAGCAGGGGGAATAGTCCTCCAACAATATCCAGAATCAGGGACTTCAGTTAGGACTGGAAATACTGTTGATATTTGGGTAGTTGCTCCCAAAAACAAAGACGAAATATTGACACCTGATGAGATATGA
- a CDS encoding D-alanine--D-alanine ligase family protein — translation MRIGIFFGGQSREREISFAGGRTVYDNLNKSVFTAVPIFIDSKGHFILLDWQYIYKGTIRDFYPPVNSLPKSELPIQIYAESLRNISNEQWDKLISEVGRKINPSDFHKYIDFAFLSLHGPYGEDGNIQGILEWYGIPFSGAGILPSSIGISKIAQRQFLQQAGFEGPKSIILNKADWDIQPHEIIFQKLKDDIGLPLVIKAPHQGSSIGVSILDEDNLSRFERLIQKSFFELEITTSDWAQYSHEDKVGFIVKLVDIREGIGLPVIIEEEIIYTPNELLQYLNNSISSKKERILLKAIDSEDSLLIESFIEGKEFSCIVIQDENGRPIALPPTEIRKGKDVFDYRSKYLPGISRKITPINAPQDIIEKIRTKCSDLFKALQIDVYARIDGFITDSGKVFLNDPNTTSGMLPSSFFFHQAAEIGLNPSQFLSYIIRTSLQARLKTGKHHFELQKMIKQLDKALEGLKNEAQKKINVGVIMGGFSTERHISVESGRNIYEKLSSSEKYLPIPIFLSGNEDQHELYVLPINIMLKDNADDIKDKIKDYHIHPIIAQIKFESNEVTEKYVASSVTEFQKISYQDLPELIDVAFIALHGRPGEDGAVQAKLEKLNIPYNGSDVESSKITINKYDTNEILRNAGILVADHRLVYEEKWHSNHTTEIEAIEKQLRYPLIAKPADDGCSSAVKKIKNRTELEAFAGMMFRPKADFIEDLANILKLKKNEEFPQKNFFLLEELIEKKDAKYFLEITGGLLTHFQQDGSIEYEIFEPSEALAGGEVLSLEEKFLAGEGQNITPARYTPEHEHYKIVAEQVKNTLKKTAEVLNITGYARIDAFVRVYEDLSAETIIIEVNSLPGMTPATCIFHQTAINGYKPYDFIDKILSFGTEKMKKQTIAK, via the coding sequence ATGAGAATTGGAATTTTTTTTGGAGGTCAATCACGAGAACGAGAAATCTCTTTTGCGGGTGGTAGGACCGTCTATGACAACCTTAACAAATCAGTATTTACTGCCGTTCCTATTTTTATAGATAGCAAAGGTCATTTCATTTTGTTAGATTGGCAGTACATATATAAAGGCACAATCAGAGATTTTTATCCTCCAGTAAATTCTTTACCAAAATCCGAACTCCCGATTCAAATTTATGCTGAATCTTTAAGAAATATTTCAAATGAGCAATGGGATAAGCTTATCTCTGAGGTTGGTCGAAAAATAAATCCATCCGATTTTCATAAATACATAGACTTTGCCTTTCTATCTCTCCATGGGCCCTATGGAGAAGATGGTAATATTCAAGGGATTTTAGAGTGGTATGGTATCCCATTCAGTGGCGCAGGGATTTTGCCTTCCTCAATTGGAATCAGTAAGATTGCTCAAAGGCAATTTCTACAGCAAGCTGGATTCGAAGGGCCTAAAAGTATTATTTTAAACAAAGCAGATTGGGATATTCAACCACATGAAATCATTTTTCAAAAACTGAAAGATGACATTGGCCTTCCATTGGTAATTAAAGCACCTCACCAAGGATCTTCCATTGGCGTCAGTATACTTGATGAAGATAATTTATCACGCTTTGAGAGATTGATTCAAAAAAGCTTCTTTGAGCTAGAAATAACGACTTCAGATTGGGCTCAATATAGCCACGAAGATAAAGTAGGTTTCATAGTTAAATTGGTAGATATTCGAGAAGGAATCGGTCTTCCAGTAATCATAGAAGAAGAAATTATTTACACACCTAACGAACTGCTTCAGTATTTAAACAATAGCATATCATCAAAAAAGGAAAGAATATTACTAAAAGCTATTGATTCTGAAGATTCCTTATTAATTGAATCTTTTATTGAAGGGAAAGAATTTTCTTGCATCGTTATTCAAGATGAGAATGGTCGTCCCATAGCCCTACCTCCAACAGAGATTAGAAAAGGAAAAGATGTTTTTGACTATCGATCCAAATATTTACCCGGTATCAGCAGAAAAATCACTCCTATCAACGCTCCTCAAGATATTATAGAGAAAATCAGAACGAAATGCTCAGACTTATTTAAAGCACTACAAATAGATGTATATGCAAGAATAGATGGCTTCATTACGGATTCAGGAAAGGTGTTTTTAAACGATCCTAATACTACTTCAGGCATGCTTCCTTCTTCATTTTTCTTTCATCAGGCTGCAGAAATCGGACTCAACCCCTCTCAGTTTTTAAGTTATATAATAAGGACTTCATTACAGGCGAGATTAAAGACCGGAAAGCATCATTTTGAACTTCAAAAAATGATTAAACAGTTAGACAAAGCTCTGGAAGGATTGAAAAATGAAGCACAAAAGAAAATCAATGTAGGGGTTATTATGGGTGGCTTTTCTACTGAAAGACATATATCAGTAGAAAGTGGTCGAAATATATATGAAAAACTTTCCTCTTCAGAAAAATATTTACCGATCCCAATATTCCTAAGTGGAAATGAAGATCAGCATGAACTTTATGTGTTGCCAATAAATATAATGTTGAAAGACAATGCGGATGACATAAAGGATAAAATTAAAGATTATCATATTCATCCCATTATTGCCCAAATCAAATTTGAAAGTAATGAAGTCACTGAAAAATATGTAGCTTCAAGCGTAACGGAATTCCAAAAAATATCATATCAAGATTTACCAGAATTGATAGACGTGGCTTTCATAGCTTTACATGGAAGACCGGGAGAAGATGGTGCGGTACAAGCTAAATTAGAGAAATTAAACATCCCATATAATGGATCTGATGTAGAAAGCTCAAAAATTACGATCAACAAATACGACACCAATGAAATCTTGAGGAATGCTGGGATATTAGTTGCTGACCATCGTTTGGTTTATGAAGAAAAATGGCACAGCAATCACACGACTGAAATTGAGGCCATAGAAAAGCAGCTTAGGTATCCATTAATTGCTAAACCAGCAGATGATGGTTGTAGTTCAGCAGTTAAGAAAATAAAAAATAGAACTGAATTAGAAGCTTTTGCAGGCATGATGTTCAGACCAAAGGCTGATTTTATTGAAGACCTAGCTAATATCTTAAAATTAAAGAAGAACGAAGAGTTTCCACAAAAGAATTTCTTTCTACTTGAAGAACTTATTGAAAAGAAAGACGCTAAATATTTCCTGGAAATCACTGGAGGACTATTAACGCATTTTCAACAAGATGGAAGTATAGAATATGAAATATTTGAGCCGTCAGAAGCGTTAGCAGGTGGTGAAGTCTTAAGTTTAGAAGAAAAATTCTTGGCTGGTGAAGGGCAAAACATAACACCAGCGAGATATACTCCAGAGCATGAACATTACAAAATAGTAGCTGAGCAAGTAAAAAATACATTAAAGAAAACAGCAGAGGTACTTAATATCACAGGTTATGCGCGTATTGATGCTTTTGTAAGAGTTTATGAGGATTTAAGTGCAGAAACTATTATTATTGAAGTTAACTCGTTGCCGGGCATGACTCCGGCAACTTGTATTTTTCATCAAACAGCAATCAATGGCTACAAGCCCTATGATTTTATTGATAAAATACTGTCTTTTGGAACTGAAAAAATGAAAAAACAAACAATAGCAAAATGA
- a CDS encoding M43 family zinc metalloprotease — protein MKKLYHSYFKLTIGSGIFILFQLINMPLLSAQERCAVPKILEEREKKYPELNTENFENWIANQKIALDVSSQRQQNVVQVPVVFHIIHNGEPVGVGGNLLKSRIDRQLEILNEDFNRLNVDASETLEQFQDLATSFEIEFIYAKQSPDGFETNGIVRVPGSQASYSYQERAVLSSESYWPAEDYLNIWIADLAGGSLGWAEFPVSNLAGLDAASNNRLIDGVSIDYVYFGENPDSPSFESKGRTATHEMGHFFGLRHIWGDGGCSIDDFCEDTPPSNSSSSGCNLSKTTCGNLDMVQNFMDYTNDACMNIFTLDQKSRVRTVVENSPRRKSLTESKGLEEPPIFNRDLGLSELNSQFNGSCSGNFNPQIIIKNQGIFPVEDFTVQLFIDGVLEETLEYNETLESGEEKIVYFSLLNFEDTGQYSLFYRVNLEGSFEDERLENNQKIEYYQKLEAASLPYEKKFQNNIIPWFVRNPDSEETWQLFDAGLGIPFFDNRQNFGEIDQIVSPIFDFTTIDVPELSFIFAQVGDSIPNKISIYASYDCGRTFNDLIFTNSITDISTAYEIDSLFTPKHRLDWDTLKIDLNRLKNEESVSFSIVAENRLSNNFYISEFKVEESSKKNKEIEIIKWDDINPLFCDEILAGKLTVKNVGRENINNYKIEIRNQDEIVKEYILNNEVLISGQESIVDILIAQPEQNIGEYEVRAITNDLEEEVVNTFYLPFENNCFEELPPLRLSLKDNNNDNWFDFNPDKDAGWTYSSNNLAVNSNSSAITKEDSEDWLISPLMDVSNTNYLGLIFDISYRKAFRQAEKFEIYISDINGKNFNTLIYSKSGDSLATSFGNDVSNQLIWRNEFIDLSPYVFREKIRLAFKVTHDNGHNLYLKNITFFVGQSPPPPYPNTAKPFVIYPNPAKNDLNLHLNLDVAEEGFFQILDMRGKVMLEFTEPKILNQYINFNISQLADGMYILRLNTKRMTASERFIIQK, from the coding sequence ATGAAAAAACTATACCACTCTTATTTCAAATTAACCATTGGGAGTGGTATTTTTATTTTATTTCAATTAATCAACATGCCACTGCTATCTGCCCAAGAAAGATGTGCAGTTCCAAAAATTTTAGAGGAGAGAGAAAAAAAATATCCAGAACTCAATACCGAGAATTTTGAAAACTGGATAGCTAATCAGAAAATCGCACTAGATGTCAGTTCTCAAAGGCAACAAAATGTAGTCCAAGTTCCAGTCGTATTTCATATTATTCATAATGGAGAACCTGTGGGTGTAGGAGGAAATCTACTTAAAAGCAGAATAGATCGTCAACTCGAAATTTTAAATGAAGACTTTAATCGGCTGAATGTAGATGCAAGTGAGACCTTAGAGCAATTTCAGGACCTTGCTACTTCATTCGAAATTGAATTTATATATGCCAAACAAAGTCCCGATGGCTTTGAAACTAACGGAATTGTGAGGGTACCTGGTAGTCAAGCAAGTTACAGCTACCAAGAAAGGGCTGTACTAAGTTCAGAAAGTTATTGGCCCGCAGAAGATTACCTTAATATTTGGATTGCGGACTTAGCTGGAGGTAGCTTAGGTTGGGCAGAATTTCCAGTCTCAAATCTTGCAGGCTTAGATGCGGCTAGTAATAACCGATTAATTGATGGTGTAAGCATCGATTATGTGTACTTTGGTGAAAACCCGGACAGCCCTAGTTTTGAAAGTAAAGGAAGAACTGCAACTCATGAAATGGGCCACTTTTTTGGTTTACGCCATATTTGGGGTGATGGAGGATGCTCTATCGATGATTTCTGTGAAGATACCCCTCCTTCAAATAGTTCGAGTTCAGGATGTAACCTTAGCAAGACCACATGCGGGAATTTGGATATGGTTCAAAATTTCATGGACTATACTAATGATGCATGCATGAATATTTTTACTTTGGATCAAAAATCCAGAGTCCGAACTGTAGTAGAAAACAGCCCAAGACGGAAAAGCCTTACTGAATCAAAAGGGTTGGAGGAACCTCCAATCTTCAATCGTGATTTGGGCCTGTCGGAATTAAATTCTCAATTTAACGGAAGTTGCAGCGGCAACTTCAACCCCCAAATAATCATTAAGAACCAGGGAATATTTCCAGTTGAGGATTTTACAGTTCAATTGTTTATTGATGGGGTTTTGGAAGAAACATTGGAATACAATGAAACCTTGGAAAGTGGTGAAGAAAAAATTGTCTACTTTTCTTTACTAAATTTTGAGGATACTGGGCAGTATTCTCTATTTTACAGAGTAAATTTGGAGGGAAGCTTTGAAGATGAGCGGCTTGAAAACAACCAAAAAATAGAATATTATCAAAAACTGGAGGCCGCAAGTCTCCCTTACGAAAAGAAATTTCAAAATAACATTATCCCTTGGTTTGTAAGAAACCCAGATAGCGAGGAGACCTGGCAGCTATTTGACGCAGGCTTAGGAATACCTTTCTTTGATAACCGTCAAAATTTTGGTGAAATTGACCAAATTGTTTCCCCAATTTTTGATTTCACCACTATTGATGTGCCTGAACTTAGCTTCATTTTTGCACAAGTAGGTGATTCCATTCCAAACAAAATTAGTATATACGCATCCTATGATTGTGGACGAACTTTCAATGACCTAATCTTCACCAATAGCATAACGGATATATCTACAGCCTATGAAATTGACTCTCTTTTCACACCAAAACACCGTCTAGATTGGGACACCTTAAAAATTGATCTTAACAGACTTAAAAATGAAGAATCTGTCAGTTTTAGCATTGTAGCTGAAAACAGATTATCTAATAATTTTTACATCAGCGAGTTCAAAGTTGAAGAGTCTAGCAAAAAGAATAAAGAAATAGAAATTATAAAATGGGACGACATTAATCCACTTTTCTGCGATGAGATATTGGCAGGGAAATTGACTGTCAAAAATGTTGGCAGAGAAAACATTAATAATTACAAAATCGAAATACGAAATCAAGATGAGATCGTAAAAGAATATATTTTGAATAATGAAGTTCTAATTTCCGGGCAGGAAAGCATAGTGGATATATTGATTGCACAGCCAGAGCAAAATATTGGAGAATATGAAGTTCGGGCCATTACTAACGACTTGGAAGAAGAAGTTGTTAATACATTCTATTTGCCTTTTGAGAATAATTGTTTTGAAGAATTGCCTCCTTTGAGATTAAGTTTAAAGGATAATAATAATGACAATTGGTTTGATTTTAATCCTGATAAAGATGCTGGATGGACGTACAGTAGTAACAATCTTGCCGTAAACAGTAATTCTTCTGCAATTACGAAAGAAGATTCTGAAGATTGGTTGATAAGTCCTCTTATGGATGTAAGCAATACCAATTATCTAGGCCTTATTTTCGATATATCCTATAGAAAAGCATTTAGACAAGCAGAAAAATTTGAGATATACATTTCAGATATCAATGGGAAAAATTTCAATACTTTAATTTATAGTAAATCAGGAGATTCCTTAGCTACATCTTTCGGTAATGATGTTTCGAATCAATTAATATGGAGAAATGAATTTATTGATCTATCGCCTTATGTATTTAGAGAAAAAATTCGTTTAGCATTCAAAGTAACTCATGACAATGGACATAATTTGTATTTAAAAAACATTACCTTCTTTGTAGGTCAGTCTCCCCCACCTCCGTATCCTAACACTGCCAAGCCTTTTGTGATTTATCCCAATCCTGCTAAAAACGACCTAAATTTACATTTAAATCTGGACGTTGCGGAAGAAGGTTTTTTCCAGATTTTGGATATGAGAGGAAAGGTAATGTTAGAATTTACTGAACCAAAAATCTTAAACCAATATATCAACTTTAATATTTCACAATTGGCAGACGGCATGTATATATTGAGACTCAATACCAAAAGAATGACAGCTAGTGAAAGGTTTATCATCCAAAAATAA
- a CDS encoding NifU family protein, with amino-acid sequence MDVLDRIEKALDSIRPYLEADGGNVKILDLNEGLLRLELLGACGNCPMSTMTLKAGVEEAVKKAVPEVTAVEAINITSADDPNAELPETMR; translated from the coding sequence ATGGATGTTTTAGATAGAATAGAGAAAGCATTAGATTCCATTAGGCCTTATTTAGAAGCTGATGGTGGTAACGTGAAAATTTTAGATTTAAATGAGGGACTCTTGCGGCTGGAATTGTTAGGTGCTTGTGGCAACTGTCCTATGTCCACGATGACATTAAAAGCAGGCGTGGAAGAGGCAGTTAAAAAAGCAGTACCGGAAGTAACAGCAGTTGAGGCTATAAACATCACTTCTGCAGATGACCCAAACGCTGAACTACCAGAAACAATGCGTTAA
- a CDS encoding Mrp/NBP35 family ATP-binding protein: MAVTKDSIIKALSTVDDPDFKKDLVTLNMIKDVSIDGNAVYFTVVLTTPACPLKEVIKNDCINAIHKLVNADLQVFPNMTSDVTSTRSSAPLLPNVKNIIAIGSGKGGVGKSTVTANLAVSLAQEGAKVGLIDADIFGPSIPTMFNCEAEQPEVRQVDGKNIIVPIEQYGIKLISIGFLTPPDNAVVWRGPMASSALKQFIGDTDWGELDYLLIDLPPGTSDIHLTLVQTIPVTGAVVVTTPQKVALADAKKAIGMFKQPQINVPILGLVENMAYFTPAELPDNKYFIFGEGGGYKMSEEYKIPFLGQMPLVQSIRESGDSGYPTAMKDGPSADAFKELAQKLARQVAIRNAGMEGTKIVEMTR; the protein is encoded by the coding sequence ATGGCTGTTACTAAAGATAGCATTATTAAAGCACTAAGCACAGTGGATGATCCAGATTTTAAGAAAGATTTGGTGACTCTTAATATGATCAAAGATGTTAGCATTGATGGAAATGCCGTTTATTTTACGGTAGTGTTAACTACACCTGCCTGTCCATTAAAAGAAGTAATAAAAAATGATTGTATCAATGCAATCCACAAACTTGTGAATGCTGATTTACAAGTGTTTCCGAATATGACTTCTGACGTTACTTCTACTAGAAGCAGTGCTCCCTTATTACCAAACGTGAAAAATATCATCGCTATTGGATCAGGTAAAGGTGGGGTCGGAAAATCAACTGTAACAGCAAATTTGGCCGTTTCTTTAGCTCAAGAAGGTGCAAAAGTAGGTTTAATCGATGCCGATATTTTTGGCCCATCAATCCCAACAATGTTTAATTGCGAGGCAGAACAGCCTGAAGTTAGGCAAGTAGACGGCAAAAATATAATTGTTCCAATTGAGCAGTATGGCATAAAACTTATTTCAATTGGATTTTTAACTCCGCCAGATAATGCAGTGGTTTGGAGAGGGCCAATGGCAAGTTCAGCATTAAAGCAATTTATTGGCGACACGGACTGGGGTGAGTTGGACTATTTGTTAATTGATTTACCTCCAGGAACAAGTGACATACATTTAACCCTGGTTCAGACTATTCCAGTAACAGGTGCAGTTGTAGTGACCACACCTCAAAAAGTAGCTTTAGCAGATGCCAAAAAAGCAATTGGAATGTTCAAGCAACCTCAGATAAATGTACCTATTTTAGGGCTAGTTGAAAATATGGCTTATTTTACACCTGCAGAACTTCCAGATAATAAATACTTTATATTTGGAGAAGGGGGTGGCTACAAGATGAGTGAAGAATATAAAATTCCTTTTTTAGGTCAGATGCCATTGGTGCAATCAATACGTGAAAGTGGAGACTCAGGCTATCCAACTGCAATGAAAGATGGGCCATCAGCCGATGCTTTTAAAGAATTGGCTCAAAAACTAGCCCGACAGGTTGCAATTAGAAATGCAGGCATGGAGGGGACCAAAATAGTAGAAATGACGAGATGA